A window from Chitinophaga filiformis encodes these proteins:
- a CDS encoding BT_3987 domain-containing protein yields the protein MKRKHSALHIYTFLLAIACISACKKDDHAAETVYMPEAGKGIVKKEFSIADTPFVVSYSAVLTGTDYATVSGINAGNEITVHFMADTSLVAKFNEDNGTSYPLLPAGSYELQASATIAKGAASTGNLALKIIAKDRINPFQDYMIPVSIESISGAAGSGYQQTTYFVVNGTADLASMQPYDESGWSIAGFSTEEPAEGGGNGLAKAAIDGDPGTFWNSKWSGGEPGPPHYIIIDMGEVKPVHGIGIMDRYFEGDWQTEGHGQPQDITVAVSADNVTWDDVASIRDIPHDAGQPWYRYFVSTLKEARYVKITVTKVYATSSTNIAEVQIF from the coding sequence ATGAAAAGAAAGCATTCAGCTCTTCACATATATACATTCCTTTTGGCTATTGCCTGCATCAGCGCATGCAAAAAAGATGATCATGCTGCTGAAACAGTCTACATGCCCGAAGCAGGAAAAGGTATTGTTAAAAAGGAATTTTCCATTGCAGATACGCCTTTTGTAGTCTCTTACAGCGCTGTACTGACAGGTACCGACTATGCCACCGTATCGGGTATCAACGCCGGCAATGAGATAACAGTACATTTCATGGCAGACACCTCCCTGGTAGCGAAGTTCAATGAAGACAACGGTACCAGTTACCCTTTACTGCCCGCCGGCAGCTACGAACTGCAGGCCAGCGCCACCATCGCGAAAGGCGCTGCCAGTACCGGCAACCTGGCGCTTAAAATAATAGCCAAGGACCGGATCAATCCCTTCCAGGACTATATGATCCCCGTAAGCATAGAAAGCATCAGCGGGGCAGCAGGAAGCGGCTACCAGCAAACCACTTACTTCGTCGTAAATGGTACTGCTGACCTGGCAAGTATGCAACCTTACGATGAAAGTGGCTGGAGCATTGCCGGTTTCTCTACAGAAGAACCAGCGGAAGGCGGTGGTAACGGCCTCGCTAAAGCCGCTATTGACGGCGATCCCGGCACCTTCTGGAACTCTAAATGGTCTGGCGGTGAGCCGGGGCCTCCTCACTATATCATCATTGATATGGGAGAAGTGAAACCAGTACATGGCATTGGCATTATGGACCGTTATTTTGAAGGCGACTGGCAAACGGAAGGACATGGACAACCACAGGATATTACCGTTGCCGTAAGCGCTGATAATGTTACCTGGGATGATGTGGCCAGTATCAGGGACATTCCCCACGATGCCGGCCAACCCTGGTACAGATACTTTGTTTCTACATTAAAAGAAGCGCGGTATGTGAAGATAACCGTAACAAAAGTATACGCTACATCCAGTACCAACATTGCAGAAGTACAAATATTTTAA
- a CDS encoding glycoside hydrolase family 2 TIM barrel-domain containing protein produces the protein MGLKTLGITACLLAAGHATIHAQSNDWENEQVLGINKEAARTICIPYASKEQAMKDVPAASPWYATLDGTWQFHWVKQPSERPLDFYKTDFDATQWTTIPVPSNMEMQGYGTPVYTNIEYPFKVDPPRVMGAVPADWTTAKEPNPVGSYRRYFEVPANWNGKEVFIHFDGVISAMYVWINGQKVGYSQSSFNPAEFDITKYIKPGKNLVAVEVYKWSDGSYLEDQDMFRFSGIHRSVYLYAKPKLHIQDYFLQSDLAADFKSAVFYAKTDIKNDGSAAAATVSVDIYDPAGKLYSSIQQPVATMKSASAQAYTLRADIRQPALWSAETPHLYTVLLTLKDKQGQVLETLSSKFGFRKVEIKDSRLWVNGEPVLLKGVNRHEVHPAYGKAVPRATMIRDITLMKQCNINTVRTCHYPNDPLWYQLCDEYGLYVVDEANLETHGMGDQLTKDPRWKKAYVDRQVRLVERDKNHPSVIIWSMGNESWGGENFVAGKAAIRAIDSSRPIHYEGYNDIADIESTMYPSVNTLIAEGEKTSSKPFFMCEYEHVMGNSGGNLLEYWEAIESHKRLIGGCIWEWVDQGVNKRIPGDTSGKTFIAYGGDFGDKPNDGTFSIKGLTTSDRKFTPKMEDVRKVYQYVKISMADGQTGRVAIRNKYDFLNLDAFDCTWSLSENGRVIQSGTLAPVHLSPNDSTIVTIPFQQPVLTPGAEYWLRVAFRLREDALWAKQGTEVAHEQMKMPFNTPPVAALNIAELPDADLQQNGTSVEINGKGYSIAFDKSTGNISALQYGDQVIIKGTQNGPVFNLYRARLDNDRTKERGPAIEWMQAGYDSLQYTLNSFAVKQTDSKSVGVTTATTAATRSGFKVLIQMKYTIYGNGLVQVKADFTPDTSGLPIPRLGLRMTLNPGLENVEWYGRGPFENYADRKTAADIGQYQRTVDDMLEQYERPQGMANREDVRWVKLTNADDKGILFTADDQLSFTALHYTDQDLWAAPHLYELHRRAETILSLDKAQMGLGNASCGPVPLPQYYIPFKPATLSFSIQPYTPLQGK, from the coding sequence ATGGGTCTCAAAACATTAGGTATTACAGCATGCCTGCTGGCAGCAGGCCATGCCACTATCCATGCGCAAAGTAATGACTGGGAGAACGAACAGGTCTTAGGCATTAACAAGGAAGCAGCCCGTACCATCTGCATTCCTTATGCCAGTAAAGAACAGGCAATGAAAGATGTACCGGCAGCATCACCCTGGTATGCTACCCTGGATGGCACCTGGCAATTTCATTGGGTAAAACAACCCTCCGAAAGGCCGCTCGATTTTTACAAAACGGATTTTGACGCCACACAGTGGACAACGATCCCTGTACCTTCCAATATGGAAATGCAGGGCTACGGTACGCCTGTTTATACCAACATTGAATATCCTTTTAAAGTGGATCCGCCCCGTGTGATGGGGGCTGTGCCTGCCGACTGGACAACGGCAAAAGAGCCCAATCCTGTAGGATCTTACCGCAGGTATTTCGAAGTTCCGGCCAACTGGAATGGCAAAGAAGTGTTCATCCATTTTGATGGTGTTATCAGCGCCATGTATGTATGGATCAACGGGCAAAAGGTGGGTTATAGCCAAAGCAGTTTCAATCCGGCGGAATTCGATATTACAAAATACATCAAACCCGGAAAGAACCTGGTAGCCGTGGAAGTCTACAAGTGGAGTGATGGCAGTTACCTGGAAGACCAGGACATGTTCCGCTTCAGCGGCATTCACAGAAGCGTATACCTCTACGCGAAACCTAAGCTGCATATACAGGATTATTTCCTGCAATCAGACCTGGCGGCAGATTTTAAATCGGCCGTCTTCTATGCCAAAACAGATATAAAGAATGATGGCAGCGCAGCTGCAGCCACTGTCAGCGTTGATATATACGACCCTGCCGGTAAATTGTACAGTAGCATCCAGCAGCCGGTAGCCACAATGAAAAGCGCATCGGCGCAGGCATATACACTCCGGGCCGACATCCGGCAGCCTGCGTTATGGTCGGCCGAAACACCGCATCTTTATACCGTCCTGCTGACTTTGAAAGATAAACAGGGTCAGGTGCTGGAAACGCTTTCATCGAAATTTGGCTTCAGGAAAGTAGAGATAAAAGACAGCCGTCTCTGGGTGAATGGTGAACCGGTATTGCTGAAAGGCGTAAACCGCCATGAAGTACACCCCGCTTATGGTAAAGCAGTGCCAAGAGCTACCATGATACGGGACATTACGCTCATGAAACAATGCAACATCAATACCGTACGTACCTGCCACTACCCGAATGATCCGCTGTGGTACCAGCTCTGCGATGAATATGGTTTGTATGTGGTAGATGAAGCAAACCTGGAAACACATGGCATGGGCGATCAGCTGACGAAAGATCCCAGATGGAAAAAAGCATACGTCGACAGGCAGGTACGCCTGGTAGAAAGGGACAAGAACCATCCTTCCGTCATTATCTGGTCTATGGGCAATGAATCCTGGGGAGGTGAGAACTTTGTAGCAGGTAAAGCAGCTATACGGGCTATAGACAGTTCCCGGCCTATCCACTACGAAGGATATAACGACATAGCTGACATAGAATCTACCATGTATCCATCCGTGAATACGCTGATAGCTGAGGGAGAAAAGACATCCTCCAAACCATTCTTTATGTGCGAATATGAACATGTAATGGGCAATTCGGGAGGTAACCTGCTGGAGTACTGGGAGGCCATTGAATCGCATAAACGCCTCATTGGCGGCTGCATCTGGGAATGGGTGGACCAGGGCGTCAATAAACGGATTCCCGGCGATACAAGCGGCAAAACATTCATTGCCTATGGCGGCGACTTCGGCGACAAGCCCAATGACGGTACTTTCAGCATTAAAGGGCTCACTACTTCAGACAGGAAGTTCACCCCTAAAATGGAAGATGTCAGGAAAGTATACCAGTATGTGAAGATCAGCATGGCAGATGGACAAACAGGCCGTGTTGCCATCAGGAATAAATATGATTTCCTCAACCTCGATGCCTTCGATTGTACCTGGAGCCTCTCTGAAAATGGCAGGGTGATACAATCAGGTACATTAGCACCGGTGCATTTGTCGCCCAACGATTCTACCATTGTTACCATTCCCTTTCAACAGCCCGTATTAACACCAGGCGCTGAATATTGGCTACGGGTAGCGTTCCGCTTACGTGAAGATGCATTGTGGGCAAAACAAGGTACCGAGGTAGCGCACGAACAAATGAAGATGCCCTTCAATACCCCACCTGTAGCGGCGCTCAATATAGCGGAGCTCCCTGATGCAGACCTCCAGCAAAATGGTACAAGCGTAGAAATAAACGGTAAAGGTTATTCCATTGCATTCGATAAATCTACCGGCAATATCAGTGCCCTGCAGTATGGCGACCAGGTAATCATTAAGGGCACGCAGAACGGGCCTGTATTTAATCTCTACCGCGCAAGACTGGACAATGACCGTACAAAGGAAAGAGGCCCTGCCATAGAATGGATGCAGGCCGGTTATGATAGCCTGCAATATACCCTGAACAGCTTTGCTGTAAAACAGACCGATAGCAAGTCGGTCGGGGTGACAACCGCAACTACTGCCGCTACACGCTCCGGCTTCAAGGTACTTATACAAATGAAGTATACCATCTATGGCAATGGCCTGGTGCAGGTGAAAGCTGACTTTACACCAGATACCAGCGGCTTGCCTATTCCCCGCCTGGGATTACGTATGACATTGAACCCCGGACTGGAAAATGTGGAGTGGTATGGCCGCGGGCCTTTCGAAAACTATGCAGACAGGAAAACGGCTGCCGACATCGGACAATATCAGCGTACGGTAGACGATATGCTGGAACAATATGAACGTCCGCAGGGAATGGCCAACCGCGAAGATGTTCGCTGGGTGAAACTTACCAATGCAGATGATAAAGGCATCCTCTTTACAGCAGATGATCAGCTGAGCTTTACGGCACTGCATTATACCGACCAGGACCTGTGGGCGGCGCCGCACCTGTACGAGTTGCACAGGAGGGCGGAAACCATTCTAAGTCTTGATAAGGCGCAGATGGGACTGGGTAACGCCAGCTGTGGTCCTGTTCCATTACCACAATACTATATTCCTTTTAAACCGGCAACATTATCATTCAGCATACAACCGTATACGCCCCTGCAGGGTAAGTAA
- a CDS encoding alpha-L-fucosidase — protein MNFRKIISQFTTPLVLMSAISAFLPFRVNAQTAPAPVGPVPNARQIEWYHREMIAFFHFGMNTFTNDNEGDGTASPRLFNPTALDCRQWTSVLKSAGITSAIFVAKHADGFCNWPTAHTNYSVKNSPWKDGKGDVVREFTDACKSAGIKAGIYLGPHDRHDSRYGTDDYSDYYADQLSELLRNYGPIWEIWWDGAGADKLTTAYYTRWADSVRRLQPNCVVFGTKNSNAFADCRWMGNESGISGDPCWSTINLSSIKNEADNIAALNHGELDGTAYVPAEVDVSIRPSWFYHPEEDTRVKTVAELWDIYFNSVGRNSVLLLNYPPNKEGLISPVDAKRSDSLGAMIRGTFKTNLASGASVKTLHPRGGIYKPSNMTDRLESTYYAATDDARTDTITFNLGTAKTFDVLMIQEVIELGHRTTGWSVEYSKNGKNWLPIPEATGKQSIGYKWLLKFKPVTASYVRLRITAGKACPAIHTFGIYKQQM, from the coding sequence ATGAATTTCAGGAAGATCATATCACAATTCACCACACCCCTTGTGCTCATGTCAGCTATCAGTGCTTTCCTGCCCTTCCGGGTGAATGCACAGACGGCGCCGGCTCCGGTAGGCCCTGTTCCCAATGCCAGGCAGATAGAATGGTACCACCGGGAAATGATCGCCTTCTTTCATTTTGGTATGAATACTTTTACCAATGACAATGAGGGCGATGGTACAGCGAGCCCGCGATTGTTCAATCCGACTGCATTAGATTGTAGGCAATGGACAAGCGTACTTAAAAGTGCCGGTATTACGAGCGCTATTTTTGTAGCGAAACATGCAGATGGCTTTTGCAACTGGCCAACAGCACACACCAATTATTCAGTGAAGAACAGTCCCTGGAAAGATGGCAAGGGAGACGTAGTCAGGGAGTTTACCGATGCCTGTAAATCTGCCGGTATCAAAGCAGGGATATATCTCGGGCCGCACGACAGGCATGATTCCAGGTATGGCACAGACGACTACAGTGATTACTACGCCGATCAGTTGTCAGAGCTGTTAAGGAATTATGGCCCCATCTGGGAAATATGGTGGGACGGTGCAGGCGCCGACAAACTTACTACTGCCTACTATACACGATGGGCAGATTCCGTTCGCCGTTTACAACCCAATTGCGTTGTGTTTGGCACAAAGAACTCGAATGCCTTTGCTGATTGTCGCTGGATGGGTAATGAATCGGGCATATCCGGTGATCCCTGCTGGTCAACGATCAATTTATCGTCTATCAAAAATGAGGCAGACAATATCGCGGCATTGAATCATGGGGAGCTGGACGGAACTGCCTACGTGCCGGCGGAAGTGGATGTATCCATTCGTCCAAGCTGGTTCTATCACCCCGAAGAAGATACCCGTGTAAAGACGGTTGCCGAACTCTGGGACATTTACTTTAATTCAGTAGGCCGGAACAGTGTACTGTTGCTGAACTATCCGCCTAATAAGGAAGGGCTGATCTCTCCTGTTGACGCGAAAAGAAGCGATAGCCTGGGAGCGATGATCCGTGGTACTTTTAAGACCAATCTGGCCAGTGGTGCAAGTGTTAAGACGCTTCATCCACGCGGTGGCATTTATAAGCCCTCTAATATGACAGATCGTCTTGAGAGCACCTATTATGCAGCAACAGATGATGCCAGGACCGATACCATCACTTTCAACCTTGGCACTGCAAAAACATTTGACGTGCTGATGATACAGGAAGTAATTGAGTTAGGACATCGTACCACCGGATGGTCTGTAGAATATTCAAAGAATGGTAAAAACTGGCTTCCTATTCCTGAGGCAACCGGAAAGCAGTCTATTGGTTACAAATGGCTGCTTAAGTTCAAACCTGTAACCGCCTCATATGTAAGACTGCGGATCACTGCCGGCAAGGCATGTCCCGCCATTCACACGTTTGGTATCTATAAGCAACAAATGTAA
- a CDS encoding ThuA domain-containing protein, translated as MARKDLSAFVLLLAILTFGPGYTHAQSLRVLVFSKTEGFRHASIIAGREAISKMAAEKNFAVDFTEDASLFKTSNLKRYNAVVFLSTTGDVLNDAQQQEFERYIQAGGGFVGIHAATDCEYDWPWYGRLAGAWFLDHPMPNNIQKGKFYVADKNSFATREMPDTFERTDEFYSFKQIDPTIHVLVKLDEKSYTGGKNGDNHPMSWYHDFDGGRSFYTNMGHTDETFKEPLFLKHLYAGLEYAMSAKAPVTLDYSKARPEENRFTKVVLAEKLNEPMEITVLNDGRILFIERHGAVKLYNTKTKQLKTIATIPVSTKYKDREGKESEAEDGLLGLNKDPDFASNHWIYLYYSDPLKSQNVLTRYTLNGDVLDLKSKKVLLEVATQREQCCHTGGSISWDGQGNLYLSTGDNTSPRATAYAPIDERELRSPWDAQKSSANTNDLRGKIIRIKPLTDGSYAIPEGNLFPKGTPKTRPEIYVMGDRNPFRIEVDKRSGFVYWGEIGPDANDADPVKGPAGQDEINQARKPGNFGWPYFVGDNIAYPKIDFTSDAASGKFDAARPVNTSPNNTGLKELPPAQKAFIWYPYGASKDFPLVGSGGRSAMAGPVFYSEDFRKAPRAFPKYYDGKLLIYEWMRGWIMAVTLDKEGNYVSMERFMPGYKFSNPMDMEFADNGDLYMLEYGSGWFSANDDARLIRIEYNGGNRKPVIRMSADKPGGAIPLQVNLTANETADPDGDTLQYTWKITSKNGYAKTIAGPEATLTFSKPGLYKASLTVSDNKGGVSTQSIELTAGNEAPDVRFDIGKNNKSFFIRDKTYNYKVEVKDKEDGALGSAKVKPADVFVNIAYVASGQDMPVAEAGHKMPAASAGSAKGLKLLNASDCRSCHSDYKKSIGPAYYAVSKKYQGNSTMLEKLVKKTIAGGKGVWGDVPMPAHPQLSADDAAEMIRYILSLSTPKPVNKSLPVAGAYAAKIPAGDKGDGAFVFNATYTDKGSNGLPGITSVDSIILRNPVINPTKYDIVKDATKMSYGGNNFIIPSQSGSYISLKHIDLTGITGIEFIAMAPKAQLNAAGGIIELHMDDPNGKLLGQTPFIGDVQGGSLFSGKPVLLPVSATEGFHDIYLVFKNKDAAAGTSLMVVLNTTFKMAE; from the coding sequence ATGGCCAGGAAAGATCTATCGGCTTTTGTTCTGTTATTAGCTATTTTGACCTTTGGGCCGGGTTATACCCATGCTCAGTCGCTTCGTGTGCTTGTGTTTTCCAAAACCGAGGGTTTCAGGCATGCTTCCATCATAGCCGGCAGGGAGGCTATTTCAAAAATGGCGGCGGAGAAAAACTTCGCTGTGGATTTTACGGAAGATGCTTCCCTTTTTAAGACATCGAATTTGAAACGTTACAACGCGGTTGTATTTCTTAGTACCACAGGTGATGTGTTGAACGATGCGCAGCAGCAGGAATTCGAAAGGTACATACAGGCCGGCGGTGGTTTTGTTGGTATCCATGCTGCTACAGATTGCGAATATGACTGGCCATGGTATGGAAGACTGGCAGGCGCCTGGTTCCTTGATCATCCTATGCCCAACAACATTCAGAAAGGTAAATTCTATGTGGCCGATAAGAACAGCTTTGCTACCAGGGAGATGCCTGACACCTTTGAACGCACAGATGAATTTTACAGCTTTAAGCAGATAGATCCAACCATACATGTGCTGGTCAAGCTCGATGAGAAGAGCTATACAGGTGGTAAGAATGGCGACAACCATCCTATGAGCTGGTACCACGATTTTGATGGCGGCCGTTCGTTTTATACCAATATGGGGCACACCGATGAAACGTTCAAAGAGCCGCTGTTCTTAAAGCATTTGTACGCCGGCCTGGAATATGCCATGAGCGCCAAAGCTCCTGTTACGCTGGATTATTCAAAAGCCAGGCCGGAGGAGAACAGGTTTACCAAGGTAGTGCTGGCGGAGAAACTGAATGAGCCCATGGAAATTACGGTGCTGAATGACGGACGTATATTGTTCATCGAGCGGCATGGCGCTGTAAAGCTCTATAACACTAAAACAAAACAACTGAAAACCATTGCCACGATCCCTGTAAGCACAAAGTACAAAGACAGGGAAGGCAAGGAGTCTGAAGCGGAAGATGGCTTACTGGGATTGAACAAAGACCCTGATTTCGCTTCAAATCATTGGATATATCTATACTATTCCGACCCGCTAAAATCGCAGAATGTACTCACCAGGTACACACTCAATGGCGATGTGCTTGATCTGAAATCTAAAAAGGTATTGCTTGAAGTGGCCACGCAACGTGAACAGTGCTGTCATACCGGTGGTTCAATAAGCTGGGATGGTCAGGGTAACCTGTATTTGTCTACAGGAGATAATACCAGTCCGCGGGCAACCGCCTATGCTCCCATCGATGAACGTGAATTGAGATCGCCCTGGGATGCACAGAAGTCTTCTGCCAATACGAACGATCTGAGAGGGAAGATCATTCGTATTAAACCACTGACAGATGGTTCATATGCTATACCCGAGGGGAACCTTTTCCCGAAAGGCACACCGAAGACACGCCCGGAAATTTATGTTATGGGCGACAGAAACCCATTCAGAATTGAAGTCGATAAAAGATCCGGTTTTGTATACTGGGGAGAAATAGGGCCCGATGCCAACGATGCTGATCCGGTGAAAGGCCCCGCAGGACAGGACGAAATAAACCAGGCAAGAAAGCCCGGAAATTTTGGCTGGCCTTACTTCGTGGGCGATAACATTGCCTATCCGAAAATTGACTTCACTTCCGACGCGGCCAGCGGCAAATTTGATGCAGCAAGACCTGTCAATACATCGCCCAACAATACCGGCCTGAAAGAATTGCCACCGGCACAGAAAGCATTCATATGGTACCCTTATGGCGCTTCCAAAGACTTTCCGCTGGTAGGTAGCGGTGGCAGAAGCGCAATGGCGGGCCCTGTTTTCTATAGTGAAGATTTCAGGAAAGCGCCACGTGCCTTTCCTAAATACTATGACGGAAAATTGCTGATATACGAATGGATGAGAGGATGGATCATGGCAGTAACGCTCGACAAAGAAGGTAACTATGTGTCCATGGAAAGGTTTATGCCGGGCTATAAGTTCAGTAACCCGATGGATATGGAGTTTGCCGACAATGGCGATCTGTATATGCTGGAATATGGTTCCGGTTGGTTCTCTGCCAATGATGACGCAAGGCTGATCCGTATTGAATACAATGGTGGCAACAGAAAGCCGGTGATCCGGATGTCTGCCGATAAACCAGGTGGCGCTATTCCACTACAGGTGAACCTGACTGCCAACGAAACCGCAGACCCGGATGGAGATACGCTTCAGTATACATGGAAGATCACGTCTAAGAACGGTTATGCAAAAACAATTGCGGGGCCGGAAGCAACGCTTACTTTTTCAAAACCAGGTCTATATAAGGCCAGTCTGACGGTATCTGACAACAAGGGAGGAGTATCCACACAATCAATTGAACTAACAGCAGGCAATGAAGCGCCCGATGTCCGGTTTGACATTGGCAAAAACAATAAAAGCTTTTTCATCCGCGATAAGACATACAACTATAAAGTGGAAGTGAAAGACAAGGAAGATGGGGCCCTGGGCAGTGCTAAAGTAAAACCGGCAGATGTATTTGTTAACATCGCCTATGTTGCATCCGGGCAGGATATGCCTGTTGCAGAAGCGGGGCATAAAATGCCGGCTGCTTCGGCAGGTTCGGCCAAAGGCTTGAAATTACTGAATGCCAGCGATTGCCGGTCCTGTCACAGCGATTATAAGAAATCCATTGGACCAGCTTACTATGCGGTATCTAAAAAATACCAGGGCAATAGCACTATGCTTGAAAAACTTGTGAAGAAAACGATAGCAGGCGGTAAGGGCGTATGGGGCGATGTACCCATGCCGGCACATCCGCAGCTGTCTGCAGATGATGCTGCCGAAATGATCAGGTACATTCTCAGCTTATCAACACCGAAACCCGTTAATAAATCACTGCCTGTAGCAGGCGCTTACGCCGCAAAGATACCGGCGGGCGATAAAGGCGACGGCGCTTTTGTGTTCAATGCCACCTATACCGATAAGGGCAGCAATGGTTTACCCGGTATAACATCGGTAGATTCTATCATCTTGCGCAACCCGGTTATTAATCCTACCAAATACGATATAGTAAAGGATGCCACGAAGATGAGCTACGGTGGCAACAATTTTATTATTCCATCGCAGTCGGGCAGTTATATCAGTTTAAAGCATATTGATCTGACCGGCATCACAGGCATAGAATTTATTGCTATGGCGCCGAAAGCACAGTTAAATGCTGCAGGCGGTATCATAGAGCTGCACATGGACGATCCGAATGGTAAATTGCTGGGGCAAACACCGTTCATCGGCGATGTACAGGGCGGTTCCCTGTTCAGTGGCAAGCCTGTGCTCTTACCTGTGTCAGCTACAGAAGGGTTCCACGATATCTATCTTGTATTTAAGAATAAAGATGCAGCAGCGGGAACTTCTCTGATGGTAGTACTGAATACCACTTTCAAGATGGCAGAATAA
- a CDS encoding cupin domain-containing protein, with the protein MKKFVFSLTVLLTAFAFGTKAQHQEHGGEVTTYPPKVLFTKQLPADLKKDEAKVVLVRFAPGEVSNAHRHPMATVGYVLEGEIESTFEGEKHVYKQGEVFWEEPGGLHNQTRNLSKTKEAKLVVFFVGSEGSPVLIPEKAKK; encoded by the coding sequence ATGAAAAAGTTTGTTTTCAGTCTTACAGTGTTACTCACTGCATTCGCATTCGGTACAAAAGCACAACACCAGGAACATGGCGGGGAAGTAACAACATATCCGCCTAAGGTGCTTTTCACAAAACAGCTCCCTGCCGATCTTAAGAAAGATGAAGCCAAGGTAGTACTGGTAAGATTTGCACCGGGTGAAGTGTCAAATGCACACAGGCATCCGATGGCAACTGTCGGATATGTGCTGGAAGGCGAAATAGAATCGACATTTGAAGGAGAGAAACACGTTTACAAACAAGGAGAGGTTTTCTGGGAAGAACCAGGCGGACTGCATAATCAGACCAGGAATCTGAGCAAGACGAAGGAAGCCAAACTGGTGGTATTCTTTGTAGGATCCGAAGGAAGCCCTGTACTCATTCCGGAGAAGGCTAAAAAGTAA